The Pantoea phytobeneficialis genome has a segment encoding these proteins:
- the pepN gene encoding aminopeptidase N has product MTQQPQIKYRHDYRAPDFTITDIDLTFDLDAATTRVTAVSQVKRLGNSQAELRLDGEDLTLVSLAVDGTPWTHYREEEGALVLSQVPDTFTLTIINDIHPDQNTALEGLYKSGEALCTQCEAEGFRHITWYLDRPDVLARFTTTIIADATRYPYLLSNGNKLESGRHEDGRHWVKWQDPFPKPCYLFALVAGDFDVLRDSFTTRSGRDVALEIFVDRGNLDRADWAMTSLKNSMKWDEERFDLEYDLDIFMIVAVDFFNMGAMENKGLNVFNSKYVLAKAETATDKDYLGIEAVIGHEYFHNWTGNRVTCRDWFQLSLKEGLTVFRDQEFSSDLGSRAVNRIDNVRVMRGAQFAEDASPMAHPIRPDQVIEMNNFYTLTVYEKGSEVIRMMHTLLGEENFQKGMQLYFERHDGSAATCDDFVQAMEDASNVDLSQFRRWYSQSGTPVLTVRDDYNPELEQYTLHVTQHTPPTAEQKEKLPLHIPLDIELYDGEGKVIPLQHNGHPVHHVLNVTEEFQSFVFDKVYFQPVPSLLREFSAPVKLDYKWSDAQLTFLMRHARNDFSRWDAAQSLLATYIRLNVARHQQGQPLSLPLHVADAFRAVLLDEQGDPALMALILSLPSENEIAELFEVIDPQAIAEVREALVRTLAKELSDEFLAVYRANQSHEYQVEHAEIGKRALKNVCLSYLAFADVEQADKLVQAQYQHATNMTDALAAMSAAVAAQLPCRDSLMAAYDERWHQDGLVMDKWFVLQATSPASDVLSKVRELLHHRSFTMGNPNRIRSLIGAFASANPSAFHAKDGSGYQFLVEMLTDLNTRNPQVAARMIEPLIRLKRYDAGRQALMRQALETLKGLDKLSGDLYEKITKALNA; this is encoded by the coding sequence ATGACGCAACAGCCGCAAATAAAATATCGTCACGACTACCGTGCACCCGATTTCACCATCACTGATATCGATTTGACGTTTGACCTTGATGCGGCCACCACGCGCGTCACCGCGGTCAGCCAGGTGAAGCGTTTAGGCAACAGCCAGGCTGAGCTGCGTCTGGATGGGGAAGATTTGACCCTGGTATCACTGGCGGTGGACGGCACTCCGTGGACGCATTATCGCGAAGAAGAGGGCGCGCTGGTGTTGAGCCAGGTGCCAGACACCTTCACCCTGACCATCATCAATGATATCCACCCGGACCAAAACACCGCGCTGGAAGGTTTGTATAAGTCAGGTGAGGCGCTGTGCACGCAATGTGAAGCCGAAGGTTTCCGTCATATTACCTGGTATCTGGACCGCCCGGATGTGCTGGCGCGTTTTACCACCACCATTATCGCCGATGCCACGCGCTATCCGTACCTGCTCTCCAATGGCAACAAGCTGGAGAGTGGTCGTCATGAAGATGGTCGCCACTGGGTCAAATGGCAGGACCCGTTCCCGAAACCCTGTTATCTGTTTGCGCTGGTCGCTGGTGATTTTGATGTGCTGCGCGACAGCTTTACCACCCGCTCAGGCCGTGATGTGGCGCTGGAGATCTTTGTCGATCGCGGCAACCTTGACCGTGCCGACTGGGCAATGACCTCGCTGAAAAACAGCATGAAGTGGGATGAGGAGCGTTTTGACCTCGAATATGACCTCGATATCTTTATGATCGTCGCGGTGGATTTCTTTAATATGGGCGCGATGGAGAATAAAGGGCTGAACGTCTTTAACTCTAAATACGTGCTGGCGAAAGCGGAAACCGCCACCGACAAAGATTACCTCGGTATTGAAGCGGTGATTGGTCACGAATATTTCCACAACTGGACCGGCAACCGCGTCACCTGCCGTGACTGGTTCCAGCTCAGCCTGAAAGAGGGGCTGACAGTGTTCCGCGATCAGGAGTTCAGCTCAGATCTCGGTTCCCGCGCGGTGAATCGCATCGATAATGTGCGCGTGATGCGCGGCGCGCAGTTCGCTGAAGATGCCAGCCCGATGGCACACCCGATTCGCCCGGATCAGGTCATTGAGATGAACAACTTCTACACCCTGACGGTGTATGAAAAGGGTTCAGAAGTGATTCGCATGATGCACACCCTGCTGGGCGAAGAGAATTTCCAGAAAGGGATGCAGCTCTATTTTGAGCGCCATGATGGTAGCGCGGCGACCTGCGACGATTTCGTGCAGGCGATGGAAGATGCGTCTAATGTTGACCTGTCACAGTTCCGTCGCTGGTATAGCCAGTCTGGTACGCCGGTGCTGACGGTGCGCGATGATTACAACCCGGAGCTGGAGCAATATACGCTGCACGTTACCCAGCACACGCCACCGACCGCCGAGCAGAAAGAGAAGCTGCCGTTACATATCCCGCTGGATATTGAACTGTATGACGGTGAAGGCAAGGTGATCCCGCTGCAACACAATGGTCATCCGGTGCACCATGTGCTGAACGTCACCGAAGAGTTCCAGAGCTTCGTATTCGATAAGGTTTATTTCCAGCCAGTGCCCTCATTGCTGCGCGAATTCTCTGCGCCGGTGAAGCTCGACTATAAATGGAGCGATGCACAACTGACGTTCCTGATGCGTCATGCCCGTAACGACTTTTCCCGCTGGGATGCAGCACAAAGCCTGCTGGCAACCTATATCCGCCTGAATGTCGCGCGTCATCAACAGGGGCAACCGCTGTCGCTGCCGCTGCATGTGGCTGATGCCTTCCGTGCGGTGTTGCTGGATGAGCAGGGCGATCCGGCGCTGATGGCGCTGATTCTGTCGCTGCCTTCGGAGAATGAAATCGCTGAGTTGTTTGAGGTGATTGATCCGCAGGCCATTGCTGAAGTGCGTGAGGCGCTGGTGCGCACCCTGGCGAAAGAACTGAGTGATGAGTTCCTGGCGGTTTATCGTGCCAATCAGAGCCATGAGTACCAGGTTGAGCATGCGGAAATCGGTAAACGCGCGCTGAAGAACGTCTGCCTGAGCTACCTGGCCTTTGCTGACGTCGAACAGGCTGACAAGCTGGTACAGGCGCAATATCAACACGCCACCAACATGACTGATGCGCTGGCGGCAATGTCGGCGGCGGTTGCTGCACAACTGCCGTGTCGCGATAGCTTAATGGCGGCCTATGACGAGCGTTGGCATCAGGATGGTCTGGTGATGGACAAATGGTTTGTGCTACAGGCCACCAGTCCGGCGTCTGACGTGCTGAGCAAGGTGCGTGAACTGCTGCATCATCGCTCTTTCACCATGGGTAACCCCAACCGCATTCGTTCGTTGATTGGCGCTTTTGCCTCGGCTAATCCGTCGGCCTTCCATGCCAAAGATGGCAGCGGTTATCAATTCCTGGTGGAGATGCTGACCGATCTCAACACGCGGAACCCGCAGGTTGCAGCGCGCATGATCGAGCCGCTGATTCGTCTGAAGCGTTACGATGCCGGGCGCCAGGCGTTGATGCGTCAGGCGCTGGAGACGTTGAAAGGACTGGATAAGCTGTCTGGCGACCTGTATGAGAAGATCACCAAAGCGTTGAATGCGTAA
- the ssuB gene encoding aliphatic sulfonates ABC transporter ATP-binding protein, translated as MSTATLTPARLNSGTPVGVNGVVKRYGDRTILNHIDLHIPAGQFVAVVGRSGCGKSTLLRLLAGLESTTQGELLAGNAPLASARDDTRLMFQDARLLPWKKVIDNVGLGLKGRAWRDNALEALAAVGLAERANEWPAALSGGQKQRVALARALIHRPGLLLLDEPLGALDALTRIEMQGLIESLWQQHNFTVLLVTHDVSEAVAMADRVLLIEEGQIGLDLTVDLPRPRRRGSARLAELEAEVLDRVMKRSSSEQPLRFAQQR; from the coding sequence ATGAGTACTGCAACCCTCACTCCGGCGCGGCTTAACAGCGGAACACCGGTGGGCGTTAACGGCGTAGTCAAACGCTATGGTGACCGCACCATCCTGAACCATATTGATCTGCATATTCCCGCCGGACAATTCGTCGCGGTGGTGGGCCGCAGCGGATGCGGCAAAAGCACCCTGCTGCGCCTGTTGGCCGGACTGGAATCCACCACGCAAGGCGAATTACTGGCCGGAAATGCCCCGCTGGCGTCGGCACGCGATGATACGCGTTTGATGTTTCAGGATGCGCGTCTGCTGCCGTGGAAAAAGGTGATTGATAACGTCGGGCTTGGGCTAAAAGGTCGAGCCTGGCGGGACAATGCGCTGGAAGCGCTGGCAGCCGTGGGCCTGGCGGAACGTGCCAACGAATGGCCCGCCGCGCTGTCCGGCGGGCAGAAACAGCGTGTCGCACTGGCGCGTGCGTTGATCCACCGTCCCGGTCTGCTGCTGCTGGATGAACCGCTCGGTGCGCTGGACGCCTTAACGCGTATTGAGATGCAGGGATTAATTGAATCACTGTGGCAACAGCATAACTTTACCGTGTTGCTGGTGACGCACGACGTCAGCGAAGCGGTGGCGATGGCGGATCGGGTATTACTGATTGAAGAAGGACAAATCGGGTTGGATTTAACGGTTGATCTGCCGCGTCCACGCCGTCGCGGTTCTGCCCGACTGGCCGAACTGGAAGCGGAAGTGCTGGATCGGGTGATGAAGCGTAGCTCCAGCGAACAGCCGCTACGCTTTGCACAACAGCGATAA
- the ssuC gene encoding aliphatic sulfonate ABC transporter permease SsuC, translating into MTKKHLSNALLPWALPVLLVAVWQLASQTGLLSTRILPSPENILITFWNLSASGELWQHLAISGWRAAIGFSIGGSIGLILGLITGTSRLGERLLDTSVQMLRNVPHLALIPLVILWFGIDEAAKIFLVALGTLFPIYLNTWHGIRNIDRGLVEMARSYGLSGWSLFIQVILPGALPSIMVGVRFALGLMWLTLIVAETISANSGIGYLAMNAREFLQTDVVVVAIILYALLGKLADVAAQLLERVWLRWHPAYQLKEANA; encoded by the coding sequence ATGACAAAGAAACACCTGAGTAATGCCTTGCTGCCCTGGGCGCTGCCGGTCCTGTTAGTCGCGGTATGGCAACTGGCTTCCCAAACCGGGCTGTTATCGACGCGCATTCTGCCGTCGCCGGAGAATATCCTGATCACCTTCTGGAATCTCTCGGCCAGCGGCGAATTGTGGCAGCACCTCGCCATCAGCGGCTGGCGCGCCGCGATTGGTTTCAGTATCGGCGGCTCGATCGGGCTGATACTGGGCCTGATTACCGGCACCTCACGTCTGGGTGAGCGCCTGCTCGATACCTCGGTGCAGATGCTGCGAAATGTGCCGCATCTGGCGCTGATTCCGCTGGTGATCCTGTGGTTCGGCATTGATGAGGCGGCGAAAATTTTCCTCGTCGCGCTCGGCACGCTGTTTCCGATTTATCTCAACACCTGGCACGGCATCCGCAATATTGATCGGGGGCTGGTGGAGATGGCGCGCAGTTATGGCCTTTCCGGCTGGAGCCTGTTTATTCAGGTGATTCTACCCGGTGCCCTCCCCTCTATTATGGTAGGGGTACGTTTTGCCCTGGGCCTGATGTGGCTGACATTGATCGTTGCCGAAACCATTTCTGCCAACTCGGGCATTGGTTATCTGGCGATGAACGCGCGTGAATTTCTGCAAACCGACGTGGTGGTGGTCGCCATCATTCTTTATGCCCTGCTCGGCAAACTGGCCGATGTCGCGGCCCAACTGCTGGAGCGCGTCTGGCTACGCTGGCATCCGGCTTATCAACTGAAGGAGGCTAACGCATGA
- the ssuD gene encoding FMNH2-dependent alkanesulfonate monooxygenase, with translation MSVSVFWFLPTHGDGHYLGTDQGARPVDHAYLQQVAQAADRLGFGGVLIPTGRSCEDAWLVAASLIPVTQRLRFLVALRPGVISPTQAARQAATLDRLSNGRALFNLVTGGDPEELAGDGVFLDHRERYAESAEFTRIWRRVLEGEAVDYEGKHVKVRGARLMFKPVQQPRPPLWFGGSSDAAQDLAAEQVDVYLTWGEPPAQVKEKIAQVRAKAEAQGRKVRFGIRLHVIVRETNEEAWRAADRLIAHLDDATIAKAQAALARTDSVGQQRMAALHGGRRDKLEISPNLWAGVGLVRGGAGTALVGDGPTIAARMQEYTDLGIETFILSGYPHLEEAYRVGELLFPHLDLAVPQIPQPSTIKARGEAVAHDFAPQKVSQS, from the coding sequence ATGAGCGTATCCGTATTCTGGTTTCTCCCGACCCACGGTGATGGCCACTATCTTGGCACCGATCAAGGTGCGCGCCCGGTAGACCATGCCTACCTGCAACAAGTGGCGCAGGCCGCCGATCGCCTCGGTTTTGGTGGCGTGCTGATCCCAACCGGTCGCTCCTGTGAAGATGCCTGGCTGGTGGCAGCATCGCTGATTCCGGTGACGCAACGTCTGCGTTTTCTGGTCGCGCTACGCCCCGGCGTGATTTCCCCAACGCAGGCCGCGCGCCAGGCCGCCACGCTCGATCGCCTGTCGAATGGCCGGGCGCTGTTTAACCTGGTAACCGGGGGTGACCCGGAAGAACTGGCGGGGGATGGCGTGTTCCTCGATCACCGCGAACGCTATGCTGAATCGGCTGAATTCACCCGTATCTGGCGGCGCGTGCTGGAAGGGGAAGCCGTTGATTATGAAGGCAAACACGTCAAGGTGCGCGGTGCGCGGCTGATGTTTAAACCGGTGCAGCAGCCCCGTCCCCCGTTGTGGTTCGGTGGATCGTCTGATGCAGCTCAGGATTTGGCGGCCGAGCAGGTCGATGTTTATCTCACCTGGGGTGAACCGCCCGCCCAGGTTAAGGAGAAGATCGCCCAGGTCCGCGCGAAAGCAGAAGCTCAGGGGCGCAAGGTACGTTTTGGCATCCGTTTACATGTGATTGTACGTGAAACCAATGAAGAGGCGTGGCGTGCCGCAGACCGGCTGATCGCCCATCTGGATGATGCCACCATCGCCAAAGCGCAGGCTGCGTTAGCCCGCACCGATTCCGTCGGTCAGCAGCGCATGGCCGCGTTGCACGGTGGACGCCGTGACAAACTGGAGATCAGCCCTAATTTGTGGGCCGGTGTCGGTCTGGTGCGCGGTGGTGCTGGTACAGCCTTAGTCGGCGATGGACCGACCATCGCGGCACGTATGCAGGAATACACCGACCTCGGTATCGAAACCTTTATTCTTTCCGGCTATCCCCATCTGGAAGAGGCGTATCGCGTCGGCGAGTTGCTGTTCCCGCATCTTGACCTGGCCGTGCCGCAGATCCCGCAGCCGTCGACGATTAAAGCGCGTGGTGAGGCTGTCGCCCATGACTTCGCGCCGCAAAAAGTGTCGCAGAGTTGA
- the asnS gene encoding asparagine--tRNA ligase, which produces MSVVPVADVLHGRVAVDSEVTVRGWVRTRRDSKAGLSFIAVYDGSCFNPVQAVVNNSLNNYQDEVLRLTTGCSVIVTGKVVESPGEGQTFELQATQVEVVGWVDDPDTYPMAAKRHSIEYLREVAHLRPRTNLIGAVARTRHTLAQALHRFFHENGYFWVSTPLITASDTEGAGEMFRVSTLDMENLPRDPQGKVDYDKDFFGKEAFLTVSGQLNGETYACALSKIYTFGPTFRAENSNTSRHLAEFWMLEPEVAFATLDDAAALAEAMLKYVFKAVLEERADDLAFFAERVDKDAISRLERFVNADFAQVDYTDAIEILLKSGQSFENPVSWGVDLSSEHERYLAEKHFKAPVVVKNYPKDIKAFYMRMNDDGKTVAAMDVLAPGIGEIIGGSQREERLDVLDARLAEMGLNKEDYWWYRDLRRYGTVPHSGFGLGFERLIAYVTGVQNVRDVIPFPRTPRNANF; this is translated from the coding sequence ATGAGCGTAGTGCCTGTAGCGGATGTACTGCACGGCCGTGTCGCGGTTGACAGTGAAGTCACCGTACGTGGTTGGGTGCGTACCCGAAGAGATTCCAAAGCCGGTCTTTCCTTTATCGCCGTTTATGACGGTTCCTGCTTTAATCCCGTTCAGGCTGTCGTCAATAATTCTCTGAATAATTATCAGGACGAAGTGCTGCGTCTGACCACGGGCTGCTCGGTGATTGTGACCGGCAAAGTGGTGGAATCGCCGGGTGAAGGTCAGACGTTTGAACTGCAAGCCACTCAGGTTGAAGTAGTGGGCTGGGTGGACGATCCGGACACCTATCCGATGGCTGCCAAACGTCACAGCATCGAATACCTGCGTGAAGTGGCGCACCTGCGCCCGCGCACTAACCTGATTGGCGCGGTGGCACGTACTCGTCACACCCTGGCGCAGGCGTTGCATCGCTTCTTCCATGAAAACGGTTATTTCTGGGTTTCCACGCCGCTGATCACCGCTTCGGATACCGAAGGTGCCGGTGAGATGTTCCGCGTCTCTACGCTGGACATGGAAAACCTGCCGCGTGACCCGCAGGGCAAAGTCGATTACGACAAAGACTTCTTTGGTAAAGAAGCCTTCCTGACGGTGTCCGGCCAGTTGAACGGCGAAACTTATGCCTGTGCGCTGTCCAAAATCTACACCTTCGGCCCAACCTTCCGTGCTGAAAACTCCAACACCAGTCGCCATCTGGCTGAGTTCTGGATGTTGGAACCGGAAGTGGCGTTCGCGACACTGGATGATGCCGCGGCCCTGGCGGAAGCCATGCTGAAGTATGTGTTTAAGGCGGTGCTGGAAGAGCGCGCTGATGACCTGGCGTTCTTTGCAGAGCGCGTAGACAAAGATGCGATTTCTCGCCTGGAACGTTTTGTTAATGCAGATTTCGCTCAGGTGGACTACACCGATGCAATCGAGATTTTGCTGAAAAGCGGCCAGAGCTTCGAAAATCCGGTCTCCTGGGGTGTCGATCTGTCGTCAGAACACGAGCGCTACCTTGCTGAGAAACACTTCAAAGCCCCAGTGGTGGTGAAAAACTATCCGAAGGATATCAAAGCGTTCTACATGCGTATGAATGACGATGGTAAAACCGTGGCAGCGATGGATGTCCTGGCGCCTGGCATCGGTGAAATCATCGGTGGTTCGCAGCGTGAAGAACGTCTGGATGTTCTGGATGCACGCCTGGCTGAGATGGGTCTGAACAAAGAAGATTACTGGTGGTACCGTGACTTACGTCGTTACGGCACCGTGCCACACTCTGGCTTCGGCTTAGGTTTCGAACGATTAATCGCGTATGTCACTGGTGTACAAAATGTAAGGGATGTTATCCCCTTCCCACGTACGCCGCGCAACGCCAATTTCTAA
- a CDS encoding amino acid aminotransferase, with protein sequence MFESISAAPADPILGLADLFRADDRPNKINLGIGVYKDETGKTPVLTSVKKAEQYLLENETTKNYLSIDGLADFARCTQELLFGKESALIAAGRACTAQTPGGTGALRVAADFLANQTSVKRVWVSNPSWPNHKNVFNAAGLEVCDYQYYDAANHTLDFDGMVASLREAKAGDVVLFHGCCHNPTGIDPTTEQWQQLAALSQANGWLPLFDFAYQGFARGLDEDAEGLRIFAASHQELIVASSYSKNFGLYNERVGALTVVAANSDVAKTAFSQVKYSIRANYSNPPAHGAAVVATILGNDALRTIWEQELTDMRQRIQRMRQLFVNTLASSGAEQDFSFIIKQNGMFSFSGLTKDQVVRLREEFGVYAVNSGRVNVAGMTPDNMSALCEAIVAVL encoded by the coding sequence ATGTTTGAATCGATCTCTGCCGCACCCGCCGATCCTATCCTTGGTTTGGCCGACCTGTTTCGCGCCGACGACCGCCCGAATAAAATCAACCTTGGCATTGGTGTTTATAAAGATGAAACCGGAAAAACGCCGGTGCTCACCAGTGTGAAAAAAGCTGAACAATACTTGCTGGAAAATGAGACCACCAAGAATTACCTCAGCATTGATGGCCTGGCTGATTTTGCTCGTTGCACGCAGGAACTGTTGTTTGGTAAAGAGAGCGCGCTGATTGCCGCTGGGCGTGCCTGCACCGCTCAAACGCCGGGTGGTACCGGCGCACTGCGCGTTGCTGCCGATTTCCTCGCCAATCAGACCAGCGTAAAACGTGTCTGGGTGAGCAATCCGAGCTGGCCGAACCACAAAAACGTCTTCAACGCTGCGGGTCTCGAGGTCTGCGATTATCAGTATTACGATGCCGCTAACCATACATTGGATTTTGACGGCATGGTTGCGTCACTGCGTGAAGCGAAAGCCGGTGATGTGGTGCTGTTCCACGGCTGCTGTCACAACCCAACCGGTATTGATCCTACAACCGAGCAATGGCAGCAACTGGCCGCCCTGTCTCAGGCAAATGGCTGGCTGCCGCTGTTTGATTTCGCCTATCAGGGCTTTGCCCGTGGTCTGGATGAAGATGCAGAAGGCCTGCGCATTTTTGCCGCTTCGCATCAGGAGTTGATTGTTGCCAGCTCATACTCAAAAAACTTCGGCTTGTATAACGAACGTGTGGGTGCCCTGACGGTGGTTGCCGCCAATAGCGATGTGGCAAAAACTGCGTTCAGCCAGGTGAAGTACAGCATTCGCGCTAACTACTCTAACCCACCGGCCCACGGTGCGGCGGTGGTGGCGACCATTCTGGGCAATGACGCGCTGCGTACCATTTGGGAGCAGGAACTGACCGATATGCGCCAGCGTATTCAGCGTATGCGTCAGCTGTTCGTTAACACGCTGGCCTCAAGCGGCGCAGAGCAGGATTTCAGCTTTATCATTAAGCAGAACGGCATGTTCTCGTTCAGCGGCCTGACCAAAGATCAGGTGGTGCGTCTGCGTGAAGAGTTTGGGGTTTACGCGGTGAATTCAGGACGAGTTAACGTCGCGGGAATGACGCCAGACAATATGTCGGCGCTGTGCGAAGCGATTGTGGCAGTGCTGTAA
- the pncB gene encoding nicotinate phosphoribosyltransferase yields MLKRTMTGHASPILTTLLDTDAYKLHMQQAVYHRYYDVPVTAEFRCRGTELLGVYTDELRTHIDAMHSLALSEEEYRYLSALPFFDADYLSWLRGFRFDPSQVVVRNDHGKLAIQISGPWREVILWEVPLLALISELVHRHRTPQIGVAQAVDHLQQKLTDFRRQVSDLDMSRFHLMDFGTRRRYSQPVQEAIVSTLKQDFPWLVGTSNYDLARRLQLNPVGTQAHEWFQAHQQISPVLANSQRAALQSWLDEYDEQLGIALTDCITMDAFLRDFGPGFANRYQGLRHDSGDPVEWGEKAIAHYQRLDIDPKSKTLVFSDNLDLDKALALYRHFGQRANVVFGIGTRLTCDIPGVTPLNIVIKLVSCNGKPVAKLSDSPGKTICQDKAFVRALRKAFDLPLVKRAS; encoded by the coding sequence ATGCTGAAACGCACCATGACAGGACACGCTTCCCCGATTTTGACCACGCTGCTTGATACCGATGCCTACAAGCTTCATATGCAGCAGGCCGTATATCATCGTTACTACGATGTCCCGGTCACGGCGGAATTTCGCTGCCGCGGCACCGAGTTACTCGGCGTCTACACGGATGAACTCCGCACCCATATTGATGCGATGCACTCTCTCGCCCTGAGTGAAGAGGAATATCGTTATCTTTCTGCCCTTCCCTTTTTTGACGCTGACTATCTCAGCTGGCTGCGCGGTTTCCGCTTCGATCCCAGCCAGGTCGTGGTGCGTAATGATCACGGTAAGCTGGCGATCCAGATTAGCGGTCCATGGCGTGAGGTGATTCTGTGGGAAGTGCCATTGCTGGCACTGATTAGTGAGCTGGTGCACCGTCACCGCACCCCGCAGATCGGTGTCGCGCAGGCAGTCGATCACCTGCAACAAAAGTTGACGGACTTTCGCCGGCAGGTCAGCGACCTGGATATGTCCCGCTTCCATCTGATGGACTTCGGTACGCGTCGCCGCTATTCCCAGCCAGTGCAGGAAGCCATCGTCAGCACCCTGAAGCAGGATTTCCCGTGGCTGGTGGGTACCAGCAACTATGATCTGGCCCGTCGTCTGCAACTTAACCCGGTCGGCACCCAGGCGCATGAGTGGTTCCAGGCACATCAGCAGATCAGCCCGGTGTTGGCCAATAGCCAGCGTGCTGCGCTGCAATCCTGGCTGGATGAGTACGACGAGCAGCTCGGCATCGCACTGACCGATTGCATCACTATGGATGCCTTCCTGCGCGATTTCGGTCCCGGCTTTGCCAACCGCTATCAGGGATTGCGCCATGATTCCGGCGATCCGGTGGAATGGGGGGAGAAAGCCATCGCCCACTATCAGCGACTGGATATTGATCCGAAAAGCAAAACGCTGGTGTTCTCCGACAATCTCGATCTGGACAAAGCGCTGGCGCTGTATCGCCACTTTGGTCAGCGCGCCAATGTGGTGTTTGGTATCGGCACGCGCCTGACCTGCGATATTCCGGGCGTAACCCCCCTGAATATCGTGATCAAACTGGTGAGCTGCAACGGCAAGCCGGTGGCTAAACTTTCCGACAGCCCCGGTAAAACTATCTGCCAGGATAAAGCCTTCGTTCGCGCTCTGCGTAAAGCCTTCGACCTGCCGCTGGTGAAAAGAGCCAGCTAA
- the ompF gene encoding porin OmpF encodes MMKRNILAVVIPALLAAGAANAAEIYNKDGNKLDLYGKVDGLHYFSDDTDNDGDQTYVRFGFKGETQITDQLTGYGQWEYNIQANNSESSTDAQNGNKTRLGFAGLKFADAGSFDYGRNYGVVYDAIGWTDMLPEYGGDSGYSDNFLAGRSTGLATYRNSNFFGLVDGLNFAVQYQGKNDRDEIRRANGDGWGTSISYTSPIGVGIVGAYGSGDRTNAQNSATYGRGDKAQQWATALKYDANNVYLAAMYSETRNATYISNEITGADGFANKTQVMEFVAQYQFDFGLRPSIAYVQSKGKDIEGIGDADLYKYVEVGATYYFNKNMSTYVDYKINQLDDNNPLGLATDDVVAVGLVYQF; translated from the coding sequence ATGATGAAGCGCAACATTCTTGCAGTGGTTATCCCTGCTCTGTTAGCTGCTGGTGCAGCAAACGCAGCAGAAATCTACAACAAAGATGGCAACAAATTAGACCTGTACGGTAAAGTTGATGGTCTGCATTACTTCTCTGACGACACAGACAACGATGGCGACCAGACTTATGTGCGCTTCGGCTTCAAAGGTGAAACTCAGATCACCGACCAACTGACCGGTTACGGCCAGTGGGAATACAACATCCAGGCTAACAACTCAGAAAGTTCAACTGACGCGCAAAATGGCAACAAAACCCGTCTGGGCTTTGCAGGTCTGAAATTTGCTGACGCAGGTTCTTTCGACTACGGTCGTAACTACGGCGTGGTTTACGATGCAATCGGCTGGACCGATATGCTGCCGGAATACGGCGGTGACTCTGGTTACTCTGACAACTTCCTGGCTGGCCGTTCTACTGGTCTGGCTACCTACCGTAACAGCAACTTCTTCGGCCTGGTTGATGGCCTGAACTTCGCTGTTCAGTACCAGGGCAAAAACGATCGTGACGAAATTCGTCGTGCTAACGGTGACGGCTGGGGTACTTCAATCTCCTATACCTCTCCGATCGGTGTTGGCATCGTAGGTGCTTATGGTTCAGGCGACCGCACCAACGCGCAGAACTCAGCGACCTACGGTCGTGGCGACAAAGCTCAGCAGTGGGCAACTGCTCTGAAATATGACGCGAACAACGTATACCTGGCAGCAATGTACAGCGAAACCCGTAACGCAACCTACATCAGCAACGAAATCACCGGTGCTGACGGTTTTGCTAACAAAACTCAGGTTATGGAATTCGTTGCTCAGTACCAGTTCGACTTCGGCCTGCGTCCGTCTATCGCCTACGTACAGTCTAAAGGCAAAGACATCGAAGGTATCGGCGATGCTGACCTGTACAAATATGTTGAAGTGGGCGCAACCTACTACTTCAACAAAAACATGTCTACCTATGTTGATTACAAAATCAACCAGCTGGACGACAACAACCCGCTGGGTCTGGCTACCGACGACGTAGTTGCAGTGGGTCTGGTTTACCAGTTCTAA